The stretch of DNA GACTGCTCTGCCTGGCGCTGCTCTGCCTGAGCGGCAGCTACGGCGCTGCCGATGCCCCGGCGGGTCCGGAGCCGGGGCGGCAAAGCGCGACCCTTCGGCCGGCCGCAACGGTCCATACGCTGATGGCCGTGGGCGATCTCAACTTCGCCACCATCGCCGATAAACTGATCTCCAACCCTTCCTACCCCTGGGTCGATACCCGGGAACTGCTGCGGTCGGCAACCATCCTGGTGGGCAACCTAGAAGTGCCCTTCTCGGACCGCGGCGCGGTGTACGTCCCCAAAAAATGGCTGCTGCGCGCCGATCCCCGGACCGTCGCCAGCTTGACCGCGGCCGGTTTTGACCTGGTCACGCTGGCCAATAATCATATCATGGATTTCGGCCTCCCGGCGCTGGAAGATACCCTCTTCACCCTGAACCGGGCGGGCATCGCCCACACCGGAGCGGGCATGAACGAGGCCGCCGCCCGCAAGCCGGCGTTCTGTACCGCTCCCGACGGGACCCGTTTCGCCTTTCTCGCCTATTCCCAAACTTTCCCCGAGGAGTTTTGGGCCCAGGGGGACCGTCCCGGGACCGCCCACGCCAACCGGGCGATCCTGGCGGCCGACATCCGGAAGGCCAAAGCCCAGGCGGATTTGGTCATCGTTTCGTTCCACTGGGGCAAGGAATTGGAGACCATGCCCGCGCCGTATCAAAAAGAATTCGCCCGGCTGTGCATCGATGCCGGGGCGTCGCTGGTGCTCGGGCATCATCCCCATGTATTGCAAGGATTCGAAGTCTATCGCGGCGGGCTGATCGCCTACAGCCTGGGTAATTTCCTCTTTTCAACCTATTCGCGGCGGACGGTCGACAGCGTCATTCTGGCGGTCGATTTTGACCGGTCCGGCCCGGTCGCGGCCAGGCTCTATCCGGTCAATGTCAACAACTACGAGGTGGCTTTCCAAACCCGGCTGCGGCGCGGGGCCGACGCCGAACGGGTCTTGCGGGACCTCCGGGGGTATTCGGCGGAGTTTCAAACCCCCATCGCCTCCCGCGACGGCCTGGGAATCATCCGCATCCCCCGCCAGCCCCGACGCTGACGCCAAAAAGCCCTTTCGTCGCGACGAAAGGGCTTTTTCAATTTGCGAATTGTAAAAAACTTACCCGGCGGTGATCCGCTCCGTTCCCAGGTAGGGCCGGAGCGCCTCGGGAACCGTGACGCTGCCGTCGGCATTCTGATAATTCTCCAGGATCGCGGCGACGGTCCGTCCCACCGCCACGCCCGAGCCGTTCAGGGTGTGCACGAATTCGGGCTTGGCCCCGGCGGCCGGCCGGTAACGGATGTTGGCCCGGCGGGCCTGGAAGTCCTCGAAATTACTGCAGCTGGAGATCTCCCGGTACATGTTGAAGCTGGGCAGCCAGACCTCCAGATCGTAACATTTGGCGGCCGAGAAGCCCTGGTCGCCGCTGCAGAGCAGCACCACCCGGTAGGGCAGGCCCAAGGTCTGCAGGACCGCTTCCGCGTCCCGGACCAACTTCTCATGTTCGGCGTAAGACTCTTCCGGCTTGGTGAATTTGACCAGTTCCACTTTGTTGAATTGGTGCTGCCGGATGATCCCCTTGGTGTCCCGGCCGGCGGAGCCGGCTTCGGCCCGGAAACAAGCGGTATAGGCCGCGTACTTGATCGGCAGGGCCTCGGCCTCGAGGATCTCGTCGCGGTGCAGGTTGGTCACAGGCACCTCGGCGGTGGGGATCAGATAGAAATCGCCCGGCGTGCATTTGAACATATCCTCTTCAAACTTGGGCAGCTGGCCGGTGCCGATCATCGAGGCCCGGTTGACCAGAAACGGCGGGAAGATCTCGGTGTAGCCGTGCTCGCGGGTATGCAGATCCAGCATCAGGTTGACCAGGGCCCGTTCCAGGCGGGCGCCCCAGCGGCGCATCACCACAAACCGGGCGCCGCTGATCTTGGCCGCCCGCTCAAAGTCCATCATGCCCAAACTCACCCCGACCTCGTCATGGGTCTTGGGTTCGAAATCAAACTGGCGCGGTTCGCCCCAGGTCCGGATCACCGGGTTTTGGGTCTCGTCCCTGCCCACCGGCACCGATTCGTGGGGGATATTGGGGATGACCAGGAGGATCTGCTGCAGCCGCTCCTCGATCTCCCGGATCTCCTGATCCAACCGCCCGATCCGCTCGCCCACCTCTTGCATCTCCTTGATGATGGCCGAGGCGTCCTGGCCCTGTGCCTTTAACTTCCCGACCTCCTTGGAGACGACATTGCGGCGGTTCTTTAACTGTTCCACCTCGGCCAGGCCTTTGCGGCGTTCCTCATCCAGGCGCAGGAACTCATCCAGCGGCACATTGGCGCCGCGTTTCGCCATGCCGGCCCGGACTCTTTCCGGATCGGTCCTTACCAGTTTGATATCGAGCATCGTAGCCACTCCTTTATATTCCAGGGATCTATCCCGTTTTCACTGATCCGCGCTCCACCGCCAAGGATGGAAAAGGATAACTGAACTTTATTTCAATTTCTATATTATAAATTATCGGCCCAAAATTGGCAAATCCTCCGGCGAAATCGCTTGGCCGCTATTTTGTACCCCTTAAAAATAGCTCAATTCCCGGTGGCTGTCAATATTCGATGCGTTTGGCGGAGAATGATTAAATTGCGGGGGCAGTGCGAATTCTATTCTCTGCCGGCCCGGCGCGCCATCCGGCTTTCGAAGGCCGGAGCCGATCCCAATATAAATTCTTGCCATTTGGATCATCTCTTAGTAAAATTGTAATAAACCCGGACCGGGGAGCATCCCGGATGGCCACGAGCCTCTCGGGCGCTAAAATTCAACAACATTTCAGGAGCAAAGATGACGGACGCAAATTTCAAGATTGCCGTCTCCGGAGATCTCGGAAGCGGCAAAAGCACGGTTTGTAAGCTACTCCTCGAGAAACTGCCCGGATTTCGCATCTTTTCGATGGGCGAAGCCTGGCGCAAATTGGCCGAGGACCGCGGGATGACCATTTTAGAGTTGAATCAGTACTCCGAGACCCATCCGCTGGATGAAGAGATGGACGAAGCCATGGCCAAGATGGGCAAGGCCGAGGAGCAGATCATCTTCGATTCCCGGCTCGGCTGGCATTTTGTGCCCCATTCCTTCAAGGTCCATCTGACGGTCGACCCCAGAGCCGCCGCCAGCCGCATCTTCAATGACCGCCGTCGCGGCGATGCCGAAGAGTATGCCTCGGTCGACGAAGCGATGCAAAAGATCCTGGAGCGCCATCAGAGTGAAAAACAGCGCTACCTCCAGAAATACGGCATCGATTGCACCAATCCCGCCAATTACCACCTCATCATCGATACCACGCACCAGACTCCGGAAGCGGTCGCCGAATCGATCATCGGCCGCTTCCGTTCATGGGCCGAACAGCAATAACCGTTTTACGAGACAAATTGCGCTCAGCCGCCTTCGACAATCAAAGGCGGCTGATTTTTTTTGGCGACAGCTTGCCCTTTAGTCTGCCCAACCCCCGGATTGCATATTTTACACCAAAAAATGAATCGGAGGAGTGAGAGCGATGGATTTCGGAAAAGGCATCCGGCAAAGCATCGACCTTTACTTGCAAAACTTCGGCATTCTGCTGGCGGCGACCCTGGTGGTCGGCCTCCTGTCCTGCCTTACTTTCGGGATCTTGGCCGGACCGCTCTGTGGCGGTCTATTGGTTTTGGGCTTAAAATTGCTGCGCAACGAAAAACCGGAATTCAAAGAGATCTTCGCTCATTTCGACCAATTCGTGCCGACTCTCATCATCAGCCTGCTGCTTTGGGTCGTCGGACTGGCGCTCAGCCATATCCCGGCCATCGGCTGGCTGTTGGTCCTGGTGCTGGGACCGGCGGGGTACGGGATCTACGCGCTTGCCATCGGACTGGTGGTCGACCGCAAGACCGATCCGCTGTCCGCGTTGCGATTGAGCCTGGACTGCTTGGGCCGGCAGCTCCTGCCGCTATGGCTGTTTGGCCTGGCCATCTCGATCCTTTCCTGGCTCGGCGCGGCCCTCTGCTTCATCCCGATCATCCTGACCATGCCGGTCGGTGCGGCCGGTATGGCCGTTCTCTATCACGAATTGAGCCCCGGCATCCCCAGGGCGCTCCCGCTGAAGGATCGGACGTAATCCCGGATCCCCATCCGCGCTTCCGTACTTTAAAAAAACAAGGCTGAGAATCTCAGCCTTGTTCACTTTATTGCCAAGTTGATTGGCCGTCTTATTGGGCCAACCGTTTATACATCTCGTAACGGGCTTTGGCGTCCTTCTCGGCCCGTTCATACAGACCCTCGGCCACATCGGGGAATTGCTTCTTCAAGGTGGCGTAACGGACCTCGCTCCGGATGAAGTCTTGGAAGCTGTAGGTCGGGTCTTTGGACTCGAGCACGAACGGATTCTTGCCTTCGAGCGCTTGCTCCGGATTGTACCGGTATAACGGCCAGTAACCGGATTCGACCGCCAGTTTCCCTTCGTTCTGGCTCTTGCCCATGTTGATGCCATGGTTGATGCAGGGCGCGTAGGCGATGATCAGCGACGGCCCTTTGTATTTCTCGGCTTCGAGAACCGCCTTCATCAGCTGGTTCTTGTTGGCGCCCATCGAAACGGAGGCCACGTAAACATAGCCGTAGGACATGGCCATCAGGCCGAGGTCTTTCTTCTTGACGGTCTTGCCGGCGGCGGCGAACTTGGCGATCGCGCCGGTCGGGGTCGACTTGGAAGACTGACCGCCGGTATTGGAGTAGACCTCGGTATCCAGGACCAGGACGTTGATGTCCTCGCCGGTAGCCAATACATGGTCCAACCCGCCGTAACCGATATCATAGGCCCAGCCGTCGCCGCCGATGACCCAGACGGATTTCTTAATATACAGGTCTTTCATGGCGGCGATCTGGTTCAAAACTTCTTTCAATTCGCCGGCGGCTTTGGCAGCCTCGCCGTCGATGATGCCTTTCAGTTTGTCGCCGGTAGCCCGGGAGACCGTGGCATCGTCCTTGCCGGCCAACCATTCGTCGAAGGTCGCTTTCAGGTCGCCGGAGACGCCGAGCTCGATGGCTTGTTTGACCAGGTCCGCCAGTTTGTTGCGGCGTTGGTTGTAGGCCAAGGTCATGCCGTAACCAAACTCCGCGTTGTCTTCGAACAGGGAGTTGGCCCAGGCCGGCCCGTAGCCCTTCTCATTGGTGGTGTACGGGTTGGTCGGGGCGCTGCCGCCATAGATCGAGGAACAACCGGTCGCGTTGGCAATCACCATCCGGTCGCCGTACAATTGGGTGATCAGCTTCACATACGGGGTCTCGCCGCAACCTGCGCAAGCGCCGGAGAATTCGAACAGCGGCTGTTTGAACTGGCTGCCCTTGACGGTATCGGCATTGATGCTGATATCCGGGACGGGTTGCGCCGACGAAAATCCGTAAAACTCGCCTTCGGCCTGAGCCACATCTTCCAACGTGGTCATGACCAGCGGTTTCTCCTTGGCCGGGCAGATATCGACGCAGTTGCCGCAGCCGGTGCAGTCCAGAGGCGATACTTGCATCCGGAACTCATAGCCGGCGAATTCCTTGCCGGTGGCCACCTTGGTCTTGAAGCCTTCCGGAGCGTCCTTCAAAGCCTCGGACTTGATCAGATACGGCCGGATCGCGGCGTGCGGGCAGACGAACGAGCATTGGTTACATTGGATACAGGTATCCGGAGTCCACACCGGCACTTTGATGGCGATGCCGCGCTTCTCATATTGAGTGGTGCCCACCGGAACGGTGCCGTCGGGCGTGAAGGCGCTGACCGGCAGCTTGTCGCCGTCGAGGTGCAGAATGGGATGGATGACGTTTTTGAAATGCTCCGGAACCTCGACCTCTTCGAGCACTGCGCCGGTGGTGGCGGTGGCCCAATCGGCCGGATACTTGATCTCTTCCAGCGCTTCCAGCGCGCGATCCACGGCGGCGATGTTCATGTTGACGATCTTGTCGCCTTTCTTGCCGTAGCTCTTCTTAATGGCGTATTTGATATATTCGATGGCTTGGTCCACCGGAATCACGTTGGCGAGCTTGAAGAAGCCGACCTGCATGATGGTGTTGATCCGGCCGCCCATGCCGACCTCGGCCGCGATTTTGACGGCGTCGAGGTTGTAGAATTTCACTTTCTTTTTGGCGATCTGTTGTTTCAAAGCCGCCGGCAGCTTCTCGTCCATCTCCGCCGCGCTCCACGGGGAGTTCAGCAGGAAGTAGCCGCCCTCTTTGATGCCGTCCAAAATATCATAACGGGTGACATAGGACGGATTGTGGCAAGCGATGAAGTCCGCCTGGTCGATCAGGTACGGCGATTGGATCGGGGTCTTGCCGAACCGCAAGTGGGAAATGGTGACGCCGCCCGATTTCTTGGAGTCGTATACGAAGTAGCCCTGGGCGTACATATCGGTGTTGTCGCCGATGATCTTGATCGAGTTCTTGTTGGCGCCGACGGTGCCGTCGGAACCGAGTCCGAAGAACTTACAGCGGTGCACGCCGTGCGGCGCGGCATCGATGAATTCTTTCACATCCAGCGAGCTGAAGGTGACATCGTCGACGATGCCCACGGTGAAGTGGTTCTTCGGTTCCGCCAGGGACAGGTTATCGTAAATCGCCTTGACCATCGACGGGGTGAACTCTTTGGAACCCAACCCGTAACGGCCGCCGACGATGACCGGAGTCGCTTTTTTCTGCATGAAGACGGTGCAAACATCCTGGTACAGCGGTTCGCCGATGGAGCCGGGTTCTTTGGTCCGGTCGAGCACGGCGATCTGCTTGACGGTCTTCGGCAACACGGCCAGGAAATGCTCGGCGGAGAACGGACGGTAGAGACGGACTTTGATCAAGCCGACCTTTTCGCCTTTGCCGTTCAAGTAATTCACGGTCTCCTCGATGGTGTCGCAACCGGAGCCCATCGCGATGATGACGCGTTCGGCATCGGAGGCGCCGACATAATCGAAGGGTTTATAGGAACGTCCGGTCAGGCTGCTGACTTGCTCCATGATCCGGGCGACGATTCCGGGAACTGCCTCATAGAACTTATTCGAAGCCTCTCTGCCCTGGAAGTAGATGTCCGGGTTCTGCGCGGTGCCGCGTTGGTGCGGATGCTCCGGATTGAGGGCCCGTTTGCGGAAGTCGGCGACTGCCTTCCAGTCGACCAGTTTGGCCATATCTTCATAAGCGATCTCTTCGATCTTCTGCACTTCGTGGGAGGTCCGGAAACCGTCGAAGAAATGCAGGAAGGGCACGCGCGATTCCAGCGTGGCCAGATGGGCGACGAGCGCCAGATCCATGACCTCCTGGACCGAAGCCGAAGCCAACAGCGCAAAACCGGTCTGACGGGTCGCGTTGATATCGGAATGGTCGCCGAAGATCGACAGCGCATGCGTGGCGAGCGCCCGGGCCGATACATGAAAGACGCTCGGCAACAATTCGCCGGCGATCTTGTACATGTTGGGAATCATTAATAATAAGCCTTGGGAAGCGGTAAAGGTGGAGGTGAACGCTCCGGCGGCCAACGAACCGTGAACCGCTCCGGCAGCGCCGGCCTCGGACTGCATTTCGGCAATCCGCACCGTCTGTCCGAATAAGTTCTTGCGACCGTGGGCTTGCCAGTCATCCGCCACTTCCGCCATGGGAGAGGACGGAGTGATCGGATAGATGGCGGCAACATCGCTAAAGGCGTACGCTACATGGGATGCGGCGGTGTTGCCATCAATGGTAACTTTTCTAGCCATATGTCTTCCTCCTTAAATATAAATGAACCGATAGGATAAATATTTGAAAAATATGGAAATGGTATGTCGTGTTTACATAACATCCCCAAAATATTACCCTTCCTATCATAGCGCATTTTATATACGATCGAAAGCCCTTTAACAAAAAAATAACACGCTTGCCGGTTTAATCTGTGATATTTAAAGCTTTTTTATGTTCAAAATGAAAATTTTTCGCCCCCCTTTCAAAAGCGAGCCAATGACATTTTTTTTGAAACAACGCTCGTCTTTCTAGCCCGCCAAAGTCTTCTTCATGCCCGCCTCCAAATCGGCGATTTTCTTTTGACACTTTTGCCATTGGGAGTCTATAATGGACACAATAAATCCGTGAGGAAACAGTGGCTCATGTTCAATCGAAAAAGCTGGCTAGAGTTATGGAATTTGTTGTGGGTCTTCTTTAAAGTGGGCTGTTTCACCTTCGGGGGCGGGCTGGCGATGTTGCCCCTGATCCAAAAAGAAGTGGTGGATAAACGCGGCTGGATCAGCGAGTCCGAGATCTTGGACGTCTTCGCCATCTCCCAGTCGATCCCGGGCGTCATCGCCATCAACTCCGGCATATTCATCGGCAAAAAACGCGCCGGGATCCCGGGCGCCATCGCGGCGGCCTGCGGCGTCATCCTGCCGGCCTTTCTCTCCATCCTGCTGGTGATCGCCGTCCTCTACCGGGTGAAGGAGGAGCCGGTGGTCGCCAAGATCTTCACCGGAATCCGGGCCGCTTCGGCGGGGTTGATCCTCCTGGCAGCCTTCAAGCTCGGCAAATCGGCCATCAAAAACCGCGCCGGCCTCTGGATCGCCCTCATCTCCTTTGCCGGCATTGCCATTTTCAATGTCTACGCCATGTGGGCCGTCGTCTTTGGCGGGGCGGCGGGCTACTTCATCCATGTCTATCAGCGGAGGGCCAAATGATGCTGGGCAAATGTCTCTTACTCTTCTATGTCTTCTTTAAGGTGGGGCTGTTCAGTTTCGGCGGCGGCTACGCCATGTTGCCCATGATCTACCAGGAGATTGAGCAGTTCGGCTTCATGCCGCCGCGGGAGTTCTCGGACATCGTGGCCCTTTCGCAGATGACGCCGGGGCCGGTGGCGGTCAACGCCGCCACCTATGTCGGAGAGAAGACCGCCGGTTTCTGGGGGGCGGTCTTCGCCACCGTCGGCGTGGCCCTGCCCTCGCTGATTCTGATCGTGATCGTCTCCGCCTTCCTGAACCGTTTCAAAACCAGCCAGGCCGTCCAGGCTGTTCTGGCCGGGATCCGGCCGGCGACCGTCGGGCTGATCGCCTCGGCCGTATTGTTCTTCGCCAACACCTCGATCTTTACGAATAAGCTCAGCTTGGCTTTTTTCCGCAATCCGCTCCATTTCCTCAACCTGCCCGCCCTGGCCATCTGCGGCCTGACGATCCTGGCCACCCAGAAGTGGAAGATGGATCCGATCCTCCTGACCGTCTTTGCGGGCGTGCTGGGCGCCTTCATCCTCTAGCCGCCGGATCGCTCAAACCCCTCGCCGGGAGAGCCGGATCCAACGCGCGGCATGCCGCCTCAACCCATGGGCAAAATTTTCCTCCCGATGATTGTTCCCGAATGACTCAAGATCGATCTTGAGCGACTGAAGATCGATCTGGAATCACAAAAGATCGATCTTGAGCGACTGAAGATCGATCTGCAATAACAAAAGATCGATCTGGAATCATAAAAGATCGATCTTGAGTTACCGAAGATCGATCTGGAATCACAAAAGATCGATCTGGAATCATAAAAGATCGATCTTGAGTTACCGAAGATCGATCTGGAATCACAAAAGATCGATCTTCGGTTCCTAAAGATCGATCTTGAATCACCCAAAATCAATCCGGCGCGACCGAAGATCGATCTGGAATGACTGAAGAGCGATCTTCATTGCCGCCATGACCCCGCGCAGTCTCGCGGGGTATCTTCCGTAAGCCGGCGAGAAGTCCGCTTATTCCGCGACGAAGCGCGCCAATTCCTCGTTGAACTTATCGCGCTGATCGTAAAAGAGCCCATGCCCGCTCTCTTCGAACGGCACCAGCCGGGAACCGGCGATCCCCTGGTGTTGCGCCTCGGCCAACGGGAAACGGCAGACCCGGTCATGGATGCCGTGCAAAATCAGGGTCGGAACGTTGATCTTGCCGAGGTCCGTAAACAGTTCCTCCTCGTCGAGCCAACTCTCCGCCACCGCCGCGGTCGCCCAGTTGGCGGCCTGCAGCCCCATCTGAAAGAACCAGTCCGCTAAAGCTTCCGTGACATGCTGGAAAAAGAACATGTTCCCGAAGTCCCGCAGCATTTGCGGGCGATCGTTGTGGGTGGCCGCGATGATCTGCTCGACTGCCTGCCGCTGCAGTCCGTAGGGAAAATAGGGGCGCTGGATCAAGCTCGGGGCGGCGGCGGCAAACAGCGCCAGTTTCGCCACGCCGTAACCGTTATGGCGCGCCATGTACCGAATGGCCACCCCGCCTCCGGTGGAATGGCCGCCCAAGGTGATATCCTGTAATTGCAACGCCTCCACCACGGCGCGGATATCATCGGCCATCCGGTCGTAGGAGTAGCCGTGCGCCGGCTTATCCGAATTGCCGAAGCCCCTCGTGTCCAACCCGATGCAACGGTACCCCTGCCGGCCGAGCGCCGCGAACTGGTACTCAAACATCCGGTGATTGGCCGGCCAGCCGTGCACGAACAGAATCGTCCGCCGGCCCTCGCGGTTGATGTCCTCCACATAAATATTGACCCCGGTCTCGACGCAAATATAGTATCCCACCTTCACCCTCCGTCCCGATATAGCATTTTGATAAAGCGTAAACGGCTTTGTTCGCGAAAAGTGCGGTGAAGCGTTCGCGTTTTTCGCTCCAAACCCCTTAACGCTTTCGCAAAATGCTGTATTGTCAGAACCATTGTATGCGCCGGATAGGCAAAGGTCCCAGATCCCGCGGGCAAAAATCGCCGGAGGCGCGGGGCCTCACGTCGCACCCCCAAACCATCTTGGCAGAACCAAAAAAGGGGGGAACATCCCTCCCTTTTCTCCCACAACGCGAGTTTTTTTCGATTCATGCGTGCAAAAACACGCCTGAGGCAGTGTTGTACTCTCCTCAAGTCTCGCAATAGCGTAGGTAACGCATCCCAATTTTTCTGTCGCGTCTATCGCTAATGAAGCGACGGTGTTTCTAAACTGAGTCCCAGCCGTTCATACTGTTCCGCAGGGGCGTCATTTTCTTTCATTAGCCGGACCATCAGCCGGATCATCCGTTCCTCTACAACCGGGTCATGCAATGGTTGCTCCTGCTGTGGATCCTGCTCCAGATCAAACAGCAATGTCCCAAACTGGTGGTAATTACGGTCTTCCCAGGGGAAGGACTTTATCTTCAGCACCCGGCATCCTTTGGTAAATGAGAATGGGCCGGCGAATTCCGCGGTAAGCATCTCTTCGACGCTGAACCGCTTGCGCATATGGGTCGGCATGAGCGTATAATCGTATACGGGTCCATTTTCGGGCCGGGCTGGGCCGCGCATATAGACATATCTGCCATCCGTAACATTGACATGGGCTCCGTGCAACCCGAAAAGCGCCGCTTCCCGAATGGGCCGGTTGAACGCAATCACATCTTTCAGTGGCTTTCCTTGCATATCGGTTGGTATATCAAGCCCAAAGAATTGTACCAATGTCGGAGCTAGGTCAATGGTCTGAACGATGCAGGAGTTTCTGACTCCCCGCTTGGCGCTCCGCGGATCCCAGATAAATAAGGGCTGGTGAGCAACCTCGTTGTAAAATGGCTGAATGCACTTGGCCCACCACTCGTGTTCCGCCAGTAAATATCCGTGGTCGGTATTGACAATCAGCATCGTGTCCTTCCACATATCGTACTGATCCATTAAATCCAGAACCTTGCCCAAATAATGATCACACATGCTGACCAGAGCAGCGTATTCAAAGCGAACATGTTCCACTTGATCCGGAGTCTCGGTAACCCGCTTGTAATCCGGCCAATCAAAGTGCGGTCCCCGATAATCGTGAGGATAGAGGTCTTTGTATTTTTGCTGCGTAAAGAATGGTTCGTGAGGATCGAAGGTCTCAATTTGCAAAAACCAGTTGTCTTCGGTATGGTTCTTCTGGATAAACTCCATCGCCAGGTTAAAGGTTTTCGCTTGGGGTTGATCCTCCTCCCGCTGCATATATTGCCGATTAATCCAGTCCTGCCGCCACAGGCGTTTCTGTCCCCCGATAGCGTTTTCAATATTGGGGTCTTTGACTTCGCCTTTCCAAGGATCCCCTTCTTGTCCCCGGGAGATTTCCCAGGAACTATAACGCGTGTGGTATGTACCGCCCCCGTCCTCCCAATAGTGTCCATGATCGCTGACCAAATGGGTATAGACGCCATTTTGTTTTAAAATTTCCGGCATGGAATCGTCAAATGGTTCGAGCGGCCCCCAACTCCGGTGGAGAAAATTATAGCGGCCCGTATGCAATTCCCGGCGCGCCGGCATGCAGGGCATGCTTCCAATATAACAATTGTCGAACGTTACGGTATGTTCCGCCAATCTTTTAAAATTCGGGGCATGAATCCATTCGCACCCGTAGGGCGGCAACATATGCCGATTTAACGAATCGAACATAATCATAATGGCTTTCATAAAAATACTCCTTTTT from Hydrogenispora ethanolica encodes:
- a CDS encoding sulfatase, which produces MKAIMIMFDSLNRHMLPPYGCEWIHAPNFKRLAEHTVTFDNCYIGSMPCMPARRELHTGRYNFLHRSWGPLEPFDDSMPEILKQNGVYTHLVSDHGHYWEDGGGTYHTRYSSWEISRGQEGDPWKGEVKDPNIENAIGGQKRLWRQDWINRQYMQREEDQPQAKTFNLAMEFIQKNHTEDNWFLQIETFDPHEPFFTQQKYKDLYPHDYRGPHFDWPDYKRVTETPDQVEHVRFEYAALVSMCDHYLGKVLDLMDQYDMWKDTMLIVNTDHGYLLAEHEWWAKCIQPFYNEVAHQPLFIWDPRSAKRGVRNSCIVQTIDLAPTLVQFFGLDIPTDMQGKPLKDVIAFNRPIREAALFGLHGAHVNVTDGRYVYMRGPARPENGPVYDYTLMPTHMRKRFSVEEMLTAEFAGPFSFTKGCRVLKIKSFPWEDRNYHQFGTLLFDLEQDPQQEQPLHDPVVEERMIRLMVRLMKENDAPAEQYERLGLSLETPSLH